One Azospirillum sp. TSA2s genomic region harbors:
- a CDS encoding potassium channel family protein, which translates to MDQIVPDRRPRTTSAPPAVPPGSSGGNGHGGAHGGPHGARGASKSWLGGALLTALLLGLIALSIRSVSGNLTFVLLGSVGLVIGAFHYLFPGSQFFTLALTNFIGVYACIFVFFLESNFHNISPLIQSVAFVLPLVAFLGGAWWRAEDIRRIVMSRRLREGGHFDRVFLWMAPVWGIGALTFLVPEQDMDTQTIGAIFLLAMSAISAIVALVSRDIAIFLLDAGLLFEGFFQQSARLVLPAFAFLTFYSLCIILFGAIYTIMDRFMAEPNFVIEGVRRDLTFSEGIYFSIVTFATVGYGDIHPVSGPVRLVCGIEIVMGVLLLLFGFSAIIGHARPTNRSDRNDPL; encoded by the coding sequence ATGGACCAGATCGTTCCCGACCGTCGCCCCCGGACGACCAGCGCGCCCCCGGCGGTTCCTCCCGGCAGTTCCGGCGGCAACGGCCATGGGGGCGCTCACGGCGGACCTCATGGAGCCAGGGGCGCATCCAAATCCTGGCTGGGCGGGGCGTTGCTGACGGCCCTGCTGCTCGGCCTGATCGCGCTGTCGATCCGGTCGGTGTCCGGCAATCTGACCTTCGTGCTGCTGGGATCGGTCGGCCTCGTGATCGGCGCCTTCCACTATCTGTTTCCGGGCAGCCAGTTCTTCACGCTGGCGCTGACCAACTTCATCGGCGTCTATGCCTGCATCTTCGTCTTCTTTCTGGAAAGCAACTTCCACAACATCAGTCCGCTGATCCAGAGCGTCGCCTTCGTCCTGCCGCTGGTCGCCTTCCTGGGCGGGGCCTGGTGGCGGGCGGAGGACATCCGGCGGATCGTGATGTCGCGGCGATTGCGGGAGGGGGGGCATTTCGACCGCGTCTTCCTGTGGATGGCGCCGGTCTGGGGCATCGGCGCCCTGACCTTCCTGGTGCCCGAACAGGACATGGACACCCAGACGATCGGCGCGATCTTCCTGCTGGCCATGTCGGCCATCTCCGCCATCGTCGCCCTGGTGTCGCGCGACATCGCCATCTTCCTGCTCGACGCCGGTCTGCTGTTCGAAGGATTCTTCCAGCAATCGGCACGTCTGGTCCTGCCGGCCTTCGCTTTCCTGACCTTCTATTCGCTCTGCATCATCCTGTTCGGCGCCATCTACACCATCATGGACCGCTTCATGGCGGAGCCGAACTTCGTCATCGAAGGCGTCAGGCGTGACCTGACCTTCTCCGAGGGGATCTATTTCTCCATCGTGACCTTCGCCACCGTCGGCTATGGCGACATTCACCCGGTGTCCGGGCCGGTCCGTCTGGTCTGCGGCATCGAGATCGTCATGGGTGTACTGCTGCTGCTGTTCGGCTTCAGCGCCATCATCGGCCATGCCCGGCCGACCAACCGGTCGGACCGCAACGATCCGCTTTGA
- a CDS encoding DUF1489 family protein, whose protein sequence is MPLHLIKLAVGVRDLDHLAELQDRRAVMADGQTRIPVYTRRLPKRGDELLAGGSIYWVIKGSVLVRQPILAIDTATDEEGESYCTLQIAADRVQTVPTPHRPFQGWRYLTAEAAPQDLSAAGGAGDELPADMAAELRALGLL, encoded by the coding sequence ATGCCACTCCATCTCATCAAACTCGCTGTCGGTGTCCGCGACCTCGACCATCTGGCGGAGTTGCAGGACCGCCGCGCCGTAATGGCCGACGGCCAGACCCGTATCCCCGTCTATACCCGCCGCCTGCCCAAGCGCGGCGACGAACTGCTGGCCGGCGGCTCGATCTATTGGGTCATCAAGGGCAGCGTCCTGGTGCGTCAGCCGATCCTCGCCATCGACACCGCCACCGACGAGGAGGGGGAGAGCTACTGCACCCTGCAGATCGCCGCCGACCGGGTGCAGACGGTGCCGACTCCGCATCGCCCCTTCCAGGGTTGGCGCTACCTGACGGCCGAGGCCGCCCCCCAGGATCTTTCAGCCGCCGGCGGGGCGGGGGACGAGTTGCCGGCCGATATGGCGGCTGAACTGCGGGCGCTCGGCCTGCTCTGA
- a CDS encoding MBL fold metallo-hydrolase, with translation MSKNFASHADLDEKTVSFDKLSDNAYAYTAEGDPNTGIVIGDDAVMVIDTQATPVMAQDVIRRIREVTDKPIRHVVLSHYHAVRVLGASGYAPEQIIASEDTRDLIVERGEADMASEIGRFPRLFRAVESVPGLTWPTITFRGHMTMWLGSLEVQLLQLGRGHSKGDTVVWLPQQKILFSGDLVEYGATPYCGDAYFTNWPATLDAIAALKPEKLVPGRGAALTTAEQVQEGLRGTRAFTSELFELVKQGVAQGKDLRTIYKDTYAVLKPKFSHWVIFDHCMPFNVTRAYDEATGHVDPRIWTAERDMEMWRQLEG, from the coding sequence ATGTCCAAGAACTTCGCCTCGCACGCCGACCTGGACGAGAAGACCGTCAGCTTCGATAAGCTGTCGGACAACGCCTATGCCTACACGGCGGAGGGCGATCCCAACACCGGCATCGTCATCGGTGACGATGCGGTGATGGTGATCGACACCCAGGCGACGCCGGTGATGGCGCAGGACGTCATCCGCCGCATCCGCGAGGTCACCGACAAGCCGATCCGCCATGTCGTTCTGTCGCATTACCATGCGGTGCGCGTTCTGGGCGCGTCGGGCTACGCGCCGGAGCAGATCATCGCCAGCGAGGACACCCGCGACCTGATCGTCGAGCGCGGCGAGGCCGACATGGCGAGCGAGATCGGCCGCTTCCCTCGCTTGTTCCGCGCCGTCGAATCGGTGCCCGGCCTGACTTGGCCGACCATCACCTTCCGCGGCCACATGACGATGTGGCTTGGATCGCTGGAGGTGCAGTTGCTGCAACTCGGCCGTGGCCACAGCAAGGGCGACACGGTGGTGTGGCTGCCGCAGCAGAAGATCCTGTTCTCCGGCGACCTCGTCGAATATGGCGCCACCCCTTATTGCGGCGACGCCTATTTCACCAATTGGCCGGCGACGCTCGATGCCATCGCCGCGCTGAAGCCGGAAAAGCTGGTGCCCGGCCGCGGCGCCGCCCTGACCACGGCGGAGCAGGTGCAGGAAGGGCTGCGCGGCACCCGCGCCTTCACCAGCGAGCTGTTCGAACTGGTGAAGCAGGGCGTGGCCCAGGGCAAGGACCTGCGGACCATCTACAAGGACACCTATGCCGTGCTGAAGCCGAAGTTCAGCCACTGGGTGATCTTCGACCACTGCATGCCCTTCAACGTCACCCGCGCTTATGACGAGGCGACCGGCCACGTCGATCCCCGCATCTGGACCGCCGAGCGCGACATGGAGATGTGGCGCCAGCTGGAGGGCTGA
- the tyrS gene encoding tyrosine--tRNA ligase produces MPTSSSAADFLRILRERGFLHQCSDPADDLSGLAAAAPGGVLTAYVGFDATAASLHVGHLLSIMALRWLQRTGNRPIVLIGGGTTRIGDPSFRDTTRPMLDDAQIAANAAGLRGVFGQYLTFGDGPTDAVMVDNADWLDGLDYVPFLRDVGRHFTINRMLSFESVRQRMEREQPLTFLEFNYMILQAYDFLELSRRHGCLLQMGGSDQWGNIVNGIELARRVDRRELFGLTTPLLTTASGTKMGKTAGGAVWLNADALRPFDFWQFWRNTEDADVGRFLRLFTELPLDEIARLERLEGAEINEAKIILATEATRLCHGSQEADRAASAAGSPFAPDRDGLPEVTLRLAEGTDGVPLVDALVAAGLSASKGAARRLIREGGARLDGQPVTDEAAALTAPAVLSAGRKRHVRLIVTA; encoded by the coding sequence ATGCCGACCAGTTCCAGTGCCGCCGACTTCCTGCGCATCCTGCGCGAGCGCGGTTTCCTCCACCAATGCAGCGACCCGGCCGACGACCTGTCGGGCCTCGCCGCCGCGGCGCCGGGCGGGGTGCTGACCGCCTATGTCGGCTTCGACGCCACGGCGGCCAGCCTGCATGTCGGGCATCTGCTGTCGATCATGGCGCTGCGCTGGCTTCAGCGCACCGGCAACCGCCCCATCGTCCTGATCGGCGGCGGCACCACCAGGATCGGCGATCCCAGCTTCCGCGACACCACCCGGCCGATGCTGGACGATGCGCAGATTGCCGCCAATGCCGCCGGCCTGCGCGGTGTCTTCGGCCAATATCTGACCTTCGGGGACGGCCCCACTGATGCCGTCATGGTCGACAATGCCGACTGGCTGGACGGGCTCGACTACGTGCCCTTCCTGCGCGACGTCGGCCGCCATTTCACCATCAACCGCATGCTGAGCTTCGAGTCGGTTCGCCAGCGGATGGAGCGCGAACAGCCGCTGACCTTCCTGGAATTCAACTACATGATCCTCCAGGCCTATGATTTCCTGGAGCTGTCGCGGCGCCACGGCTGTCTGCTGCAGATGGGCGGATCGGACCAGTGGGGCAACATCGTCAACGGCATCGAACTGGCCCGCCGGGTCGATCGGCGCGAGCTGTTCGGCCTGACCACGCCACTGCTGACCACCGCGTCGGGCACCAAGATGGGCAAGACCGCCGGCGGTGCGGTGTGGCTGAACGCCGACGCGCTGAGGCCCTTCGATTTCTGGCAGTTCTGGCGCAACACCGAGGATGCCGACGTCGGCCGCTTCCTGCGCCTGTTCACCGAACTGCCGCTGGACGAGATCGCCCGGCTGGAGCGGCTGGAAGGCGCCGAGATCAATGAGGCGAAAATCATCCTGGCGACGGAGGCCACCCGCCTGTGCCATGGCTCTCAGGAGGCAGACCGGGCAGCCTCCGCCGCTGGCAGCCCCTTCGCTCCTGACCGGGACGGTCTGCCGGAAGTCACTCTGCGGCTTGCCGAGGGGACCGATGGCGTGCCGCTGGTCGATGCGCTGGTGGCGGCCGGCCTCTCGGCCTCCAAGGGCGCGGCGCGACGCCTGATCCGCGAGGGCGGCGCCCGTCTGGATGGCCAGCCGGTGACGGACGAGGCGGCGGCGCTCACCGCACCGGCCGTCCTGTCCGCTGGCCGCAAGCGTCATGTCCGCCTGATCGTTACCGCCTGA
- a CDS encoding DUF882 domain-containing protein — MSDRALAAPAAPRRLSLKNQNTGESFDGPYRDASGPLPDAMADLAKFLRDHHANKEGPVDVGTLDFLADILEAVGQSKATILSAFRTPETNAMLAARSLGVAEHSQHLLGRALDVTLSSRLPDAHRSALDLKRGGVGWYPRSHFLHIDTGPLRSWEMFGRNLDGLFAPGARSPRLRSVSQRMQLHRALARRQMLGRR; from the coding sequence ATGTCCGACCGCGCTCTGGCCGCCCCCGCCGCGCCGCGCCGTCTCAGCCTGAAGAACCAGAACACCGGCGAATCCTTCGACGGCCCCTATCGGGACGCCTCCGGCCCGCTGCCCGACGCAATGGCCGATCTCGCCAAGTTCCTGCGCGACCACCACGCCAACAAGGAAGGGCCGGTCGACGTCGGCACGCTCGACTTCCTGGCCGACATACTGGAGGCGGTGGGTCAGTCCAAGGCGACCATCCTGTCGGCCTTCCGCACGCCGGAAACCAACGCCATGCTCGCCGCCCGCAGCCTGGGTGTGGCGGAACACAGCCAGCATCTGCTCGGCCGCGCCCTGGACGTCACCCTGTCGTCGCGCCTGCCCGACGCGCACCGTAGCGCGCTGGACCTCAAGCGCGGCGGCGTCGGCTGGTATCCGCGCTCCCATTTTCTGCACATCGACACCGGCCCGCTGCGCAGTTGGGAGATGTTCGGCCGGAATCTGGACGGGCTGTTCGCCCCCGGCGCCCGCAGCCCCCGCCTGCGCAGCGTGTCCCAGCGCATGCAGCTCCACCGCGCGCTGGCCCGCCGGCAGATGCTCGGGCGGCGGTGA
- the radC gene encoding DNA repair protein RadC, translated as MDDAGLTAGLLPLPDLLSSRIDTASNAVADAATGSPPPAADSGAEDGTEDGDPHYLDHRNRLRRRFLDRGADALEDYELLEMVLFAASPRRDVKPLAKLLIRTFGDLWGVVNAPPERLRGLKAEGVSLGTDNAVATVRIVGAAALRALQQRVIDRPVLASWQALIDYCAAAMAHEPTEQFRLLFLDRKNKLIADEVQQRGTIDHTPVYPREVVKRALELSAAAVILVHNHPSGDPTPSRADVEMTKEIVRAGNAIGLVVHDHLVIGKGGRHTSFKAQRLL; from the coding sequence ATGGACGACGCCGGCCTGACCGCCGGCCTCCTGCCCCTCCCGGACCTGCTGTCGTCCCGGATCGATACCGCCTCCAATGCCGTCGCCGATGCTGCCACCGGCTCCCCACCCCCCGCCGCGGACAGCGGGGCGGAGGACGGGACGGAGGACGGCGATCCCCATTACCTCGACCACCGCAACCGGCTGCGCCGCCGCTTCCTCGACCGCGGCGCCGACGCGCTGGAGGATTACGAGCTGCTGGAGATGGTGCTGTTCGCCGCCAGCCCGCGGCGCGACGTGAAGCCGCTGGCCAAGCTGCTGATCCGCACCTTCGGCGACCTGTGGGGAGTGGTCAACGCTCCGCCCGAACGGCTGCGCGGCCTGAAGGCGGAGGGCGTGTCGCTCGGCACCGACAACGCCGTCGCCACCGTGCGCATCGTCGGAGCGGCGGCCCTGCGCGCTCTGCAGCAGCGGGTGATCGACCGGCCGGTGCTCGCCTCCTGGCAGGCGCTGATCGATTATTGCGCCGCCGCCATGGCGCATGAGCCGACGGAGCAGTTCCGCCTGCTGTTTCTCGACCGCAAGAACAAGCTGATCGCCGACGAGGTGCAGCAGCGGGGCACCATCGACCACACCCCCGTCTACCCGCGCGAGGTGGTGAAGCGGGCGCTGGAGCTGTCGGCCGCCGCCGTGATCCTCGTGCACAACCACCCCTCCGGCGACCCCACCCCCAGCCGCGCCGATGTCGAGATGACCAAGGAGATCGTCCGCGCCGGCAACGCCATCGGTCTCGTCGTCCACGACCATCTGGTGATCGGCAAGGGCGGCCGCCACACCAGCTTCAAGGCGCAACGCCTGCTGTGA
- a CDS encoding cytochrome b has product MPNTYSATQKTLHWLIALLIVGVYLLTFGEDFYERGHPMRATIWWLHISFGLLLLGLVLARIGLRFTRGTPALPPEMTPVERGASQAVHLGLYLLMLGIPLVGVVLTWLRGDTLSFFGLFTIPSPVEADRTLGRSVKEIHELGANLILALAALHAAAALWHHFVRRDNVLTRMLPGRGSEQHGLAD; this is encoded by the coding sequence ATGCCCAACACCTACAGCGCAACCCAGAAAACCCTGCACTGGCTGATCGCCCTTCTGATCGTCGGCGTCTATCTGCTGACCTTCGGCGAGGACTTCTATGAACGCGGTCATCCGATGCGCGCCACGATCTGGTGGCTGCACATCTCCTTCGGCCTGTTGCTGTTGGGGCTGGTGCTGGCGCGGATCGGCCTGCGCTTCACCCGCGGCACGCCCGCCCTGCCGCCGGAGATGACGCCGGTCGAACGCGGCGCCTCCCAGGCCGTCCATCTCGGGCTCTACCTCCTGATGCTGGGCATTCCGCTGGTCGGCGTGGTGCTGACCTGGCTGCGTGGCGACACGCTGTCCTTCTTCGGCCTGTTCACCATCCCCTCCCCCGTCGAGGCCGACCGCACGCTGGGCCGCTCGGTGAAGGAGATCCACGAGCTTGGCGCCAACCTGATCCTGGCGCTCGCCGCTCTGCACGCGGCGGCGGCTCTGTGGCACCACTTCGTCCGCCGCGACAACGTCCTGACCCGCATGCTGCCCGGCCGGGGAAGCGAACAGCACGGCCTCGCCGACTGA
- a CDS encoding ATP-binding protein has protein sequence MSAGAKENRPPSLLAAIARWLVLVTLLAVATTALLLYVEFKGTHDRMRQRTLSGVARVIEKAIRGPDDQKKDGRLNTDLPESVRAMLRVNAASFAVVDGNDRLLLGSDGVDGPLDPSATDRPRNVFRVPAQNGEPPLYGLSHRITVGGQPYWIQVASAEEELHIEWLLEEFVEHFGWIWLPFALVLILVNLVIIHRGLRPLRRASARAAAIGPDSVSERLPEQGMPREVLPLVRAVNQALDRLEAGYEAQRGFIADAAHELRTPLAVLDAHLALIGTPGAPIREDVAGMARLVDQLLDLARLDALRIAPDDMVDLARLAVEVSAHLAPLALGQGRLIEVVGDDRPLPVHGAHDPLFRALRNLVENAVCHAPAGSTVSVELAVSATGEPVLRVIDRGPGIPPDMRAHVFERFWQGGRDRADGSKGAGLGLSIVARTMAAHGGSVSVEDTPGGGASFTLHFPPMQRRTDAGRPIPAVSGAP, from the coding sequence ATGAGCGCCGGCGCGAAGGAAAACCGCCCGCCGTCCCTGCTGGCGGCCATCGCGCGCTGGCTGGTGCTGGTCACGCTGCTGGCGGTCGCCACCACGGCGCTGCTGCTCTATGTCGAGTTCAAGGGCACCCACGACCGCATGCGCCAGCGGACCCTGTCCGGCGTCGCCCGCGTCATCGAGAAGGCGATTCGCGGGCCCGACGACCAGAAGAAGGATGGCCGGCTGAACACCGACCTGCCCGAGTCGGTGCGCGCGATGCTGCGGGTGAATGCCGCCTCCTTCGCCGTGGTCGATGGCAATGACCGGCTGCTGCTCGGCTCCGACGGGGTCGATGGACCGCTCGACCCCAGCGCGACGGACCGGCCGCGCAACGTCTTCCGCGTGCCGGCGCAGAATGGCGAACCGCCGCTCTACGGGCTCAGCCACCGCATCACCGTCGGCGGCCAGCCCTATTGGATCCAGGTGGCCTCCGCCGAGGAGGAGCTGCACATCGAATGGCTGCTGGAGGAGTTCGTCGAGCATTTCGGCTGGATCTGGCTGCCCTTCGCCCTGGTGCTGATCCTGGTCAACCTCGTCATCATCCATCGCGGCCTGCGCCCCCTGCGCCGCGCGTCGGCCCGCGCCGCCGCCATCGGGCCGGACAGCGTGTCGGAACGGCTGCCGGAGCAGGGCATGCCGCGCGAGGTCCTGCCCCTGGTCCGCGCGGTCAACCAGGCGCTGGACCGGCTGGAAGCCGGCTACGAGGCGCAGCGCGGCTTCATCGCCGACGCCGCGCACGAGCTGCGCACGCCGCTGGCGGTGCTGGACGCCCATCTGGCGCTGATCGGCACCCCCGGCGCCCCGATCCGCGAGGATGTCGCCGGCATGGCCCGGCTGGTGGACCAGCTGCTCGATCTGGCCCGGCTCGACGCCCTGCGCATCGCCCCCGACGATATGGTCGATCTGGCCCGGCTGGCGGTGGAGGTCTCGGCCCACCTCGCCCCGCTGGCACTCGGGCAGGGGCGCCTGATCGAGGTGGTCGGCGACGACCGGCCGCTGCCGGTGCACGGCGCCCATGATCCGCTGTTCCGCGCCCTGCGCAATCTGGTGGAAAACGCCGTCTGCCATGCCCCCGCCGGCAGCACGGTCAGCGTGGAGCTGGCGGTTTCGGCCACCGGCGAGCCGGTGCTGCGGGTGATCGACCGCGGCCCCGGCATTCCGCCGGACATGCGCGCCCATGTGTTCGAACGCTTCTGGCAGGGCGGCCGCGACCGCGCCGACGGCTCCAAAGGTGCCGGATTGGGCCTGTCCATCGTCGCCCGCACGATGGCGGCCCATGGCGGCAGCGTCTCGGTCGAGGACACCCCCGGCGGCGGCGCCAGCTTCACCCTGCACTTTCCGCCTATGCAGCGGCGAACCGACGCAGGGCGCCCGATCCCGGCTGTCTCCGGCGCCCCGTAA
- a CDS encoding response regulator transcription factor produces MRLLLIEDNRRLASLTAEGLRKAGFAVDLVHSAEDASAALAVAGFDAVLLDLGLPDADGLTLLSALRARADTTPVLILTARDGVDDRVRGLNLGADDYLLKPFALEELVARIRALLRRPGAALGMVLQQGNVAFDSAARLATVAGRPLDLSRRELDALELLLRRAGRVVSKPALENGLYGFGDEVGSNAVEVLIHRLRKRLQAAGATAGVQTLRGIGYILTEAPAEVGGEDGGQENGR; encoded by the coding sequence TTGCGGCTGCTGCTGATCGAAGACAACCGCCGGCTGGCGTCCCTGACCGCCGAGGGGCTGCGCAAGGCCGGATTCGCCGTCGACCTCGTCCACAGCGCGGAGGATGCGTCGGCCGCCCTGGCGGTCGCCGGTTTCGACGCGGTCCTGCTCGACCTCGGCCTGCCCGATGCCGACGGGCTGACCCTGCTGTCGGCGCTGCGGGCGCGGGCCGACACCACCCCGGTGCTGATCCTGACCGCCCGCGATGGGGTGGACGACCGGGTCAGGGGCCTGAACCTGGGGGCCGACGACTATCTGCTGAAGCCCTTCGCGCTGGAGGAGCTGGTGGCCCGCATCCGCGCCCTGCTGCGCCGGCCGGGGGCGGCGCTGGGCATGGTGCTGCAGCAGGGCAACGTCGCCTTCGATTCGGCCGCCCGGCTGGCGACCGTCGCCGGCCGGCCGCTGGACCTCAGCCGGCGCGAGCTTGACGCGCTGGAGCTGCTGCTGCGGCGCGCCGGCCGGGTGGTGTCGAAGCCGGCGCTGGAAAACGGCCTCTACGGCTTCGGCGACGAGGTCGGGTCGAACGCGGTCGAGGTGCTGATCCACCGGCTGCGCAAGCGGCTGCAGGCCGCCGGTGCGACCGCCGGCGTCCAGACCCTGCGCGGCATCGGCTATATCCTGACCGAAGCCCCGGCGGAGGTTGGCGGGGAGGACGGGGGCCAGGAGAACGGGAGATGA
- a CDS encoding tripartite tricarboxylate transporter substrate binding protein encodes MTFWKALTLASVAGALFLSATHARAAYPERPVTMIVAFGTGGGTDLLVRALVPVLERHLGNGARIEVVNKPGAGGEIGFAAIADAAPDGYTIGAINSPNVNAIPIERQARYSLDRLDPLYNLVDDPGAFAVHQDSPFRSLADVAAFARANPDSVTVGTTGIGSDDHLAMLMFQRQAGVTFTHVPFQGSAANEAALANKKIMLSGVNVGEAMQYKKKDRIRILGVMTERRQEQVPDIPTFAEQGFPTLMSSLRGIAAPRGLPPDVRAKLIDALAGATKDPAFQASMKDLYQQLRLLPPDQYAAELARSTNALRDLWATAPWLR; translated from the coding sequence ATGACGTTCTGGAAAGCTCTGACCCTGGCATCCGTGGCCGGCGCCCTGTTCCTGTCGGCGACGCATGCCCGGGCGGCCTATCCGGAGAGGCCGGTCACGATGATCGTCGCATTCGGCACGGGCGGCGGCACCGACCTGCTGGTCCGTGCGCTGGTGCCCGTTCTCGAACGGCACCTGGGCAACGGCGCCCGGATCGAGGTGGTGAACAAGCCCGGCGCCGGCGGCGAGATCGGCTTCGCCGCCATCGCCGACGCTGCTCCCGACGGCTACACCATCGGCGCCATCAACTCGCCCAACGTCAACGCCATCCCGATCGAACGCCAGGCCCGCTATTCGCTGGACCGGCTCGACCCGCTCTACAATCTGGTGGACGATCCCGGCGCCTTCGCCGTCCATCAGGACAGCCCGTTCCGCTCGCTGGCCGACGTCGCCGCCTTCGCCAGGGCCAACCCCGACAGCGTGACGGTCGGCACCACCGGCATCGGCTCCGACGACCATCTGGCGATGCTGATGTTCCAGCGTCAGGCCGGCGTGACCTTCACCCATGTGCCCTTCCAGGGCTCCGCCGCCAACGAGGCGGCGCTGGCCAACAAGAAGATCATGCTGAGCGGCGTGAATGTCGGCGAGGCGATGCAGTACAAGAAGAAGGACCGCATCCGCATCCTGGGCGTGATGACCGAGCGGCGGCAGGAGCAGGTGCCGGACATTCCCACCTTCGCGGAGCAGGGCTTCCCCACGCTGATGTCGTCGCTGCGCGGCATCGCCGCCCCGCGGGGCCTGCCGCCCGACGTACGGGCGAAGTTGATCGATGCGCTGGCCGGCGCCACCAAGGATCCGGCCTTCCAGGCCAGCATGAAGGATCTGTATCAGCAGCTTCGCCTGCTGCCTCCCGACCAGTACGCCGCCGAGCTGGCCAGATCGACCAACGCCCTGCGCGACCTGTGGGCCACCGCGCCCTGGCTGAGGTGA
- the ykgO gene encoding type B 50S ribosomal protein L36: MKIVNSLKSMKTRHKACRVIRRKGRVYVINKQNPRFKARQG, translated from the coding sequence ATGAAAATCGTCAACTCCCTGAAGTCGATGAAGACGCGCCATAAGGCCTGCCGCGTGATCCGCCGCAAGGGCCGCGTCTACGTCATCAACAAGCAGAACCCCCGTTTCAAGGCCCGCCAGGGCTGA